GCGGTGCGCCTGAGCCGTCATACGTTCTCACTGATTGAAAATTCGGATAATTTCAGTGTATCGGTTCCCACCGTCGATATGGCGAAGGAACTTGCTTTCTGTGGATCCAAATCGGGAAGCGACTATGATAAATTCAAGGAATGCAATCTCGAGATTGTCGATCCACAGAAAATCACAACACCGATCATAAAAATGCCGGGGCTTCATTTTGAATGCACAATCGTTTACAAATCAGCCATGGATCCATCTTTTATGACTCCTGATTTTGAAGCGATATAC
This Chitinivibrionales bacterium DNA region includes the following protein-coding sequences:
- a CDS encoding flavin reductase family protein translates to MKQENCLEVIPEALGQITGKGAFLTVADGDRLNTMTIGWATIGYVWKRNIMTAAVRLSRHTFSLIENSDNFSVSVPTVDMAKELAFCGSKSGSDYDKFKECNLEIVDPQKITTPIIKMPGLHFECTIVYKSAMDPSFMTPDFEAIYPKKDYHTLYYGEIVDCYRI